A window from Streptomyces sp. NBC_00271 encodes these proteins:
- a CDS encoding Fpg/Nei family DNA glycosylase: protein MPEGHTIHRLAEDYAARFAGGPTRVTSPQGKFTDAATLLDGTPLEHADAHGKHLFLAFRTADWIHIHLGLFGKVNFGDAPAPPPTDTVRLRLANATSYVDLRGPTTCALITDDEKQAIHARLGPDPLRADADPSAAYHRVSRSRTTIAALLMDQKIIAGVGNVYRAEVLFRHGIDPYRTGKDVTPTQWDAIWTDLVALMREGVRNNRIDTVRPEHTPDAMGRPPRVDDHGGEVYVYRRANLPCHICGGEIRTADLAARNLFWCPTCQNR, encoded by the coding sequence GTGCCCGAGGGGCACACGATTCACCGGCTGGCCGAGGACTACGCGGCCAGGTTCGCAGGCGGGCCCACCCGCGTCACCAGCCCCCAGGGCAAGTTCACCGACGCCGCCACCCTCCTCGACGGCACCCCCCTCGAACACGCCGACGCCCACGGCAAACACCTCTTCCTCGCCTTCCGCACCGCCGACTGGATCCACATCCACCTCGGCCTCTTCGGCAAGGTGAACTTCGGCGACGCCCCCGCCCCACCCCCCACCGACACGGTCCGCCTCCGCCTCGCGAACGCCACGTCGTACGTCGACCTCCGCGGCCCCACCACCTGCGCCCTGATCACGGACGACGAGAAGCAGGCGATACACGCCCGCCTCGGCCCGGACCCCCTCCGCGCGGACGCGGACCCGTCGGCGGCGTACCACCGCGTCTCCCGCAGCCGTACGACGATCGCCGCCCTCCTCATGGACCAGAAGATCATCGCGGGCGTGGGGAACGTCTACCGCGCAGAAGTCCTCTTCCGTCACGGCATCGATCCGTACCGCACGGGGAAGGACGTCACCCCGACGCAGTGGGACGCGATCTGGACGGACCTGGTGGCACTCATGCGCGAGGGCGTCCGCAACAACCGCATCGACACCGTCCGCCCGGAACACACCCCGGACGCCATGGGCCGCCCACCGCGCGTGGACGACCACGGCGGCGAGGTGTACGTGTACCGCAGGGCCAACCTGCCCTGCCACATCTGTGGCGGCGAGATCCGCACCGCCGATCTCGCCGCCCGCAACCTCTTCTGGTGCCCGACCTGCCAGAACCGCTGA
- a CDS encoding ribose-5-phosphate isomerase encodes MRVYLGSDHAGFELKNHLVEWLKAAGHEPVDCGPLIYDAQDDYPPFCLRAAERTAADPEALGIVIGGSGNGEQIAANKVAGVRAALAWSEETASLGRQHNNANVVAVGARMHSEEEATKFVEVFLSTPFSGDERHIRRIDMLSAYEKTGDLPPVPPHHPQQA; translated from the coding sequence ATGCGCGTGTATCTCGGCTCCGATCATGCCGGTTTCGAACTCAAGAACCACCTCGTCGAGTGGCTCAAGGCCGCCGGGCACGAGCCCGTCGATTGCGGGCCCCTCATCTACGACGCCCAGGACGACTACCCGCCGTTCTGCCTCCGCGCGGCGGAGCGTACGGCGGCCGATCCCGAGGCCCTCGGCATCGTGATCGGCGGCTCCGGCAACGGGGAGCAGATCGCGGCGAACAAGGTGGCCGGGGTTCGTGCCGCGCTCGCCTGGAGCGAGGAGACGGCGTCGCTGGGGCGGCAGCACAACAACGCCAACGTGGTGGCGGTGGGTGCGCGGATGCACTCCGAGGAGGAGGCGACGAAGTTCGTGGAGGTCTTCCTCTCCACGCCCTTCTCCGGTGACGAGCGCCACATTCGCCGCATCGACATGCTGTCGGCCTACGAAAAGACCGGCGACCTCCCGCCCGTCCCGCCCCACCACCCCCAGCAGGCCTGA